The Chitinivibrionales bacterium genome includes a window with the following:
- a CDS encoding HAMP domain-containing protein, with protein MARHASPGPALFGNIVNRFTGSGKTVRGKLFLPVYVQIAGLIVVAAVIVFSLRSAKKNLHRTNTITTLSTEVKSLIELSVEQYFNAVPSSEREEAFLRSLSQSAQHFDEAHIKVDPDEIRQLFVEIGEKKRQNQNIEKKVMKLSNASIEQSDGYIRQVVEKMIKQSQYVSPLEKQVIVGANINTSSNLKIQNLFSRIVYDPSAKQELQAFLEQAMENVEVDKKRLAGTPFQHMAEAAGESNRQMQALAGEYTTNIEHINSAYNKLFSRLSSVDKALMNTKTELQKSTVSVISTSFLLIGITVIAAIVVVVLLNSVLGVQISNSLGRMSGMLRDISEGEGDLTKRLESDSGDEIGDMARYFNNFVNKLQGIITKIAGDAESVASSSSELSTTSVQIASHADEMNSQSTTVASAAEQATANVNGIASAAEEMSTSMSTVASSIEEMSASLNEVAKNCQKELAVARDANSRASATRQQMEKMDASSREIGKVVDTIKDIADQTNLLALNATIEAASAGDAGKGFAVVANEVKELAKQTAQATDEISRQIEQMQSDTEESVNAIEKIAEVIEQVTEISQTIVSAVEEQSATINEISGNVGGASNASSEIARNVQESASGLSEVSSNIQSINTASGETAQGMELIKESAQGLSQLAEQLNQVVNQFKV; from the coding sequence ATGGCACGTCATGCTAGTCCCGGGCCGGCATTGTTCGGGAACATTGTGAATCGTTTCACCGGCAGCGGAAAAACCGTTCGCGGAAAGCTTTTTCTCCCTGTCTATGTGCAGATTGCGGGCCTGATTGTGGTCGCCGCCGTTATAGTGTTCTCCCTTCGTTCGGCAAAGAAAAACCTTCATCGGACAAATACTATTACGACACTGTCGACGGAGGTCAAATCACTGATTGAGCTTTCGGTTGAACAGTATTTTAATGCGGTTCCCTCGTCGGAGCGGGAAGAAGCGTTTCTCAGGAGTCTCAGTCAATCGGCACAGCATTTCGATGAAGCCCATATCAAAGTGGACCCGGATGAAATACGGCAATTATTCGTGGAAATCGGCGAGAAAAAGAGACAAAATCAAAATATCGAAAAAAAGGTCATGAAACTGTCGAACGCATCGATAGAGCAATCTGACGGCTATATCCGTCAGGTGGTCGAAAAAATGATAAAACAATCGCAGTATGTCAGTCCTCTTGAGAAGCAGGTGATTGTCGGCGCCAATATTAATACCAGCTCGAATTTGAAAATCCAGAACCTCTTTTCCCGCATCGTTTATGACCCGTCGGCAAAACAGGAACTCCAAGCATTCCTCGAACAAGCTATGGAAAACGTTGAAGTTGACAAGAAGAGGTTGGCCGGCACGCCTTTTCAGCACATGGCTGAAGCCGCCGGTGAATCGAACAGGCAGATGCAGGCCCTGGCGGGAGAGTATACGACCAATATCGAACATATAAATTCCGCATATAATAAACTGTTTTCCAGGCTTTCATCGGTAGACAAGGCATTGATGAATACAAAGACCGAATTGCAAAAGAGCACTGTCTCGGTAATCAGTACGTCATTTCTGCTCATCGGGATAACGGTAATTGCGGCAATCGTCGTTGTGGTTCTCCTCAACAGCGTTCTGGGAGTGCAGATTTCAAATTCGCTCGGGAGAATGTCGGGAATGTTGCGTGACATTTCGGAGGGAGAAGGCGATTTGACAAAGCGCCTGGAATCGGACTCCGGGGATGAGATCGGTGACATGGCCCGCTATTTTAATAATTTTGTAAACAAATTACAGGGCATAATCACAAAAATTGCCGGTGATGCCGAAAGTGTTGCTTCATCTTCCAGTGAATTGTCGACAACATCGGTTCAGATTGCATCCCATGCCGATGAGATGAATTCTCAGTCAACTACTGTTGCCTCGGCGGCAGAACAAGCGACCGCCAATGTGAATGGTATAGCTTCTGCGGCCGAAGAAATGTCGACATCCATGAGCACCGTCGCATCATCGATTGAAGAAATGAGTGCTTCTCTCAATGAGGTAGCGAAAAACTGCCAAAAAGAACTCGCTGTTGCCCGGGACGCCAACAGCAGGGCTTCGGCAACAAGGCAACAGATGGAAAAAATGGATGCATCTTCCCGGGAAATCGGCAAAGTGGTCGATACGATTAAAGACATTGCCGATCAGACTAATCTTTTAGCGCTCAATGCCACGATCGAAGCGGCTTCAGCCGGCGATGCCGGTAAAGGGTTTGCCGTTGTTGCCAATGAAGTCAAGGAGCTTGCAAAGCAGACCGCGCAGGCAACCGATGAAATCAGCAGGCAGATCGAACAGATGCAGAGCGATACTGAAGAATCGGTGAATGCGATCGAGAAAATCGCCGAAGTTATCGAACAGGTTACCGAGATTTCGCAGACCATAGTGAGCGCTGTTGAAGAACAATCGGCTACAATCAATGAAATATCCGGCAATGTGGGCGGCGCGAGTAATGCATCGTCGGAGATCGCGCGCAATGTGCAGGAATCGGCCAGTGGGCTATCCGAAGTCTCTTCGAATATACAGAGTATCAACACCGCTTCGGGCGAAACCGCACAGGGGATGGAATTGATAAAGGAGAGTGCTCAGGGGCTCTCGCAACTTGCCGAACAACTGAACCAGGTGGTGAACCAGTTTAAAGTGTAA
- the cheB gene encoding chemotaxis-specific protein-glutamate methyltransferase CheB, with product MALRTLIIDDTIIWRKLVSDIAGEFADLEIAGTAPNGEIALKKMEQNPVDLVFCDVHMPGLDGVETLKRIRDECPQTLVVMMSGISTRNADVTIRALQMGAIDFIRKPDGRAPEENRERLRKDIASVLRLARIKINTMGIDKRVSGKVQKSAALAGAVTKAPVPRSFAIVAVGVSTGGPEALSKLIPTLPASLPVPVLLVQHMPPSFTRSLSESLDRKSALTVVEAEEHMEVKKGTVYIAPGGRHMTVREKDKKVVIGLNDSPPENSCRPSVDVLFRSVANLYGNRGVLAAVLTGMGSDGAAGVRALKRKGCFCITQEEKSCVVYGMPRAVDEAGMSDLSIPIESIAEIMARKTGSR from the coding sequence ATGGCCCTACGCACACTTATAATCGACGATACCATTATCTGGCGCAAACTCGTGTCGGATATCGCTGGAGAGTTCGCGGATCTTGAAATTGCGGGCACAGCGCCCAACGGTGAGATTGCCCTGAAAAAGATGGAGCAAAATCCGGTTGATCTGGTGTTTTGCGACGTTCACATGCCGGGTCTTGACGGGGTGGAGACCCTCAAGCGCATCCGGGACGAGTGTCCGCAAACGCTCGTGGTCATGATGAGCGGGATCAGTACCCGGAATGCGGATGTAACGATCAGGGCCCTTCAGATGGGAGCGATCGATTTTATTCGCAAGCCGGACGGCAGAGCGCCAGAAGAAAACAGGGAACGGCTCCGCAAGGATATCGCATCGGTCCTTCGTCTGGCGCGGATCAAAATAAACACCATGGGAATTGACAAGAGGGTTTCAGGTAAGGTTCAAAAATCCGCTGCACTCGCCGGGGCGGTAACAAAAGCTCCGGTTCCCCGTTCCTTCGCTATTGTCGCTGTCGGCGTCTCGACCGGCGGACCGGAAGCGCTCAGTAAGCTTATCCCCACGTTGCCCGCCTCGTTGCCTGTCCCGGTTTTACTGGTCCAGCATATGCCGCCGTCATTCACTCGGTCCCTGTCCGAAAGTCTCGACCGGAAATCGGCGCTTACCGTGGTGGAGGCTGAAGAACATATGGAGGTGAAAAAAGGAACAGTTTATATCGCACCGGGTGGAAGGCATATGACTGTTCGGGAGAAGGACAAGAAAGTGGTAATAGGGCTCAATGACAGTCCGCCGGAAAATTCCTGCAGACCGTCGGTGGATGTTCTGTTCCGATCGGTGGCAAATCTTTACGGCAACAGAGGTGTTCTTGCTGCTGTCCTGACCGGAATGGGAAGTGATGGCGCGGCAGGGGTTCGGGCACTGAAGCGAAAAGGGTGTTTCTGTATTACCCAAGAAGAAAAATCCTGTGTGGTGTACGGCATGCCCCGGGCGGTCGATGAAGCAGGGATGTCGGATCTTTCGATCCCCATTGAGAGCATTGCCGAAATAATGGCGCGAAAGACCGGTAGCAGATGA
- a CDS encoding HDOD domain-containing protein codes for MNMEKQRSEIIARLSSIEGLPSLSSTMVKLKERVCNTDTSLAGFGEIAAIIEQDVGLAMKIMRMANSVHYTGKYGDISSIDQAISRLGIDMVCRLCLAAAAMELFPVSSNLISLSDFWRHSIGVALTVRQVGERRRLVDSDGYIAGLFHDIGILVLDRHFYEGYAEARNVAKKENIPVYEAERRSLGIDHGEIGGLLCRLWRLPEDVATAVSFHHFPEKAPEPFVDLTQVVHLSDFACSALGVFEPGDLQLQECSFSAWDNLGIGMEEMRKIIEYTESRIAETDTFVALSQKLGSSPRR; via the coding sequence ATGAACATGGAAAAACAACGCAGCGAAATTATCGCACGCCTCTCGTCGATAGAGGGGCTTCCCAGCCTGAGTAGTACTATGGTGAAGCTCAAGGAGCGGGTGTGTAACACCGATACTTCGCTGGCGGGATTCGGCGAAATCGCCGCCATAATTGAGCAGGATGTCGGATTGGCGATGAAAATCATGCGAATGGCTAATTCGGTGCATTATACCGGAAAATATGGAGATATCAGCAGTATCGATCAGGCAATCAGCCGTCTCGGGATAGACATGGTTTGCAGGTTATGTCTTGCTGCCGCGGCCATGGAGCTTTTTCCGGTTTCATCCAATCTGATATCACTCTCCGATTTCTGGCGCCATTCCATCGGTGTTGCTCTGACGGTGAGGCAGGTAGGGGAACGTCGTCGATTAGTTGACAGTGACGGATATATTGCCGGATTGTTTCACGATATCGGGATACTGGTGTTAGACCGTCATTTCTATGAGGGGTACGCCGAGGCCCGGAATGTTGCGAAAAAGGAAAACATACCAGTTTACGAAGCAGAAAGACGGTCCCTCGGGATCGACCATGGTGAAATCGGGGGGCTCCTCTGCCGACTGTGGCGCCTTCCCGAAGACGTTGCTACCGCGGTTTCTTTTCACCATTTTCCCGAAAAGGCCCCGGAACCATTTGTCGACTTGACCCAGGTTGTTCATCTCAGTGATTTTGCCTGTTCGGCCCTTGGTGTTTTCGAGCCGGGTGACCTCCAACTGCAGGAGTGCAGTTTTTCAGCATGGGACAACCTCGGTATCGGTATGGAAGAAATGCGGAAAATCATCGAATACACCGAGTCCCGTATTGCCGAAACCGATACCTTTGTTGCATTGTCGCAGAAACTGGGGAGTTCCCCGCGGCGTTAA
- a CDS encoding chemotaxis protein, translating to MSVKIDPTEFRLMRDYIEQQCGIHVGDEKMYLVETRLTTLMAEQGCSDFRELHRKALSDSSNKLRDKIVDAMTTNETLWFRDSAPFTILRSVLKEMAEDLNAGKRREIRIWCAACSTGQEPYSIAMLAKELERQNSKFPPATVKILATDISPTALFLAMSGRYDSFAISRGLSEEYKSRYFSFDGKVWTIDNKIKSMVTFKKLNLQDRFDNLGKQDIVFCRNVLIYFSDDFKRDILQKIHDMLSPGGLLFVGASESLMNYSKGYRMIREGRGIYYRKE from the coding sequence ATGAGCGTCAAAATTGATCCTACCGAATTCCGATTGATGCGTGATTATATCGAGCAGCAGTGCGGTATTCATGTGGGTGATGAAAAGATGTACCTGGTTGAAACGCGGCTGACAACCCTTATGGCGGAACAGGGGTGCAGCGATTTCAGAGAGCTGCATCGCAAAGCCCTGAGCGATTCGAGCAACAAGCTCCGGGACAAAATTGTCGATGCCATGACTACCAATGAAACACTCTGGTTCAGAGATAGCGCGCCTTTTACTATCCTGCGTTCGGTGCTCAAAGAAATGGCTGAAGACCTGAATGCGGGGAAACGCAGAGAAATACGCATCTGGTGTGCAGCATGCTCAACCGGACAGGAACCATACTCTATTGCAATGCTTGCTAAAGAATTGGAGCGGCAAAATTCAAAATTTCCTCCGGCTACAGTAAAGATACTTGCCACCGATATCTCGCCGACCGCGCTTTTTCTTGCCATGAGCGGAAGGTACGATTCGTTTGCAATTTCACGGGGACTTTCGGAAGAATACAAGTCGAGATATTTTTCATTTGACGGCAAGGTGTGGACAATAGATAATAAGATAAAGTCGATGGTCACGTTCAAAAAACTCAATCTTCAGGACCGCTTTGATAATCTTGGCAAACAGGATATTGTATTTTGCCGTAACGTGCTCATATATTTCAGTGATGACTTTAAGCGCGATATACTGCAAAAGATTCATGATATGCTTTCCCCCGGCGGCCTTCTTTTTGTCGGCGCCTCGGAATCCTTGATGAATTACAGTAAAGGGTATCGCATGATCAGGGAGGGACGGGGTATTTACTACCGGAAAGAATAG
- a CDS encoding response regulator: MRVLSVDDAKSTREFIRNAVDVLGFEFLEAGNGREGLEVLEREESRVDLVLLDWNMPVMNGMEMLKKMKEDKRFRTIPVTMVTTEIERPKVIQAISSGAKNYVMKPFTQEELATKIMEALGMGL; encoded by the coding sequence ATGCGTGTGCTTTCTGTTGATGACGCGAAATCGACCAGGGAATTCATACGAAATGCCGTTGATGTTCTGGGGTTCGAATTTCTTGAGGCCGGTAACGGCCGCGAAGGGCTGGAGGTGCTCGAACGGGAAGAAAGCCGGGTCGATCTGGTATTACTCGACTGGAATATGCCGGTTATGAACGGCATGGAGATGCTGAAAAAAATGAAAGAAGATAAACGGTTCCGTACCATTCCGGTTACCATGGTAACCACCGAGATAGAGCGCCCTAAAGTTATTCAGGCTATCAGTTCGGGCGCAAAAAATTATGTCATGAAACCTTTCACGCAGGAAGAGCTTGCCACCAAAATTATGGAAGCGCTTGGGATGGGGCTCTAA
- a CDS encoding chemotaxis protein CheX, which produces MDVKYINPFIQSTMETFQKMMNTEVSPGKPILKSASTMKFDVSGIIGLSGEAQGSIAICFPKVVALKTVSAMLGMSVKVVGEEVRDGVGEIANIIAGYAKQYLHEYSVTISLPKIIMGNGHVVTNIKGVPAFIVPFESALGVFAMEVALVPGK; this is translated from the coding sequence ATGGATGTAAAGTACATCAATCCCTTTATTCAGTCGACGATGGAGACCTTTCAGAAAATGATGAATACCGAGGTCAGCCCGGGAAAACCGATACTCAAGAGCGCGTCAACCATGAAGTTCGATGTCTCCGGGATTATCGGTCTTTCAGGCGAGGCGCAGGGGTCGATAGCGATTTGTTTCCCCAAGGTCGTGGCCCTGAAAACGGTTTCCGCCATGCTGGGAATGAGTGTCAAGGTTGTGGGTGAAGAAGTCAGGGACGGCGTGGGGGAAATCGCCAACATCATCGCGGGATATGCCAAGCAATATCTTCATGAATACAGCGTAACTATTTCTCTGCCGAAGATTATTATGGGTAACGGCCATGTCGTGACTAACATAAAAGGGGTGCCGGCATTTATCGTGCCCTTTGAAAGCGCTCTCGGCGTCTTTGCCATGGAGGTTGCCCTGGTACCGGGAAAATAG
- a CDS encoding response regulator, producing the protein MKLLLVDDSTVMRRMMKNQLGQLGVTDTVEASNGQEALEVLASNMPVDIILLDWNMPVMDGMTFLKTVRADNTYKDVKIVMCTSESEKSKVIVAMKEGVNNYIVKPFTPEALQEKLGL; encoded by the coding sequence ATGAAATTACTACTTGTTGATGATTCCACGGTTATGCGCAGGATGATGAAAAACCAGCTTGGTCAGTTGGGCGTTACCGATACCGTTGAGGCTTCAAACGGGCAGGAAGCGCTCGAGGTGCTCGCAAGCAATATGCCGGTTGACATTATTCTGCTCGATTGGAATATGCCGGTTATGGACGGCATGACATTTTTAAAAACAGTGCGTGCCGACAATACATATAAAGATGTAAAAATTGTCATGTGTACATCGGAGTCGGAAAAGAGCAAAGTTATTGTAGCAATGAAAGAGGGGGTCAATAATTATATTGTTAAGCCCTTTACCCCTGAAGCTTTGCAGGAGAAGCTTGGCCTGTAA